The region CTTCCTCATCCGCACAAACGGCAGCTCCAGCGAAAAATCCACCACACACCGCCCATCCACCGCCTTCACGATCGCCGCCTTCGTCTCCTCCGCCGGCCCCACAAGCCGAATCAGCATATGCGCCTCAGCCGCGTCGGCAATCACATTCGGAGCCCGCCCCCCGGAGATCAACCCCACGTTCGCGGTCGATTCCCCAATCCCCTCCACATACGGCAGCGGCAGCGCCTGAATATCGTGCAGCGCCTCAATCAACTTATCGATCGCCGACTCCCCCAGTTCCGGATAAGCCGAATGCGCCATCTTCCCCTTCGCATAAAGTTCCACCCGCAACGCGCCTTTACTAGCCAACGCCAGCCGGCTATCCGTAGGCTCCCCATTGATCAGAAATCGTGATCCCTTCGCCAACCCATTCGCCACCGCCGCACCAGCCGAGTCACGTTCCTCCCCAACAACAAACAGCATCCCAACCTTCACCCCAAGCTCTCTCAGCCGCTCCGCCGCAGCCACCTGCGCCGCAATGATCCCCTTCGCATCACAAGTCCCCCGCCCATACAGATACTCCTCATCCTCCCGCAGCGGAACATAAGGAGGCACCGTATCCATATGCGTAGAAAGCACCACGTCAGCGATCTCCCCTGTCATCCCCGCATAAACATTGAACCGCTCCCCCCCACACTCAGCCCCCGGAGTCCCCACAGCTGGCTTCGGCACCTCCTGCCGCTCCACCGCCCACCCCATCCCTTCCAGCAGCTCATGCAGAAACACGCCCGCCGGATACTCATGATAAGTAGTCGATTCAATCCCCACCAACTGCCTCGTCAACTCCACCGCATCAATAGCCATACCCCAAGCATAACTGCCCCTCACTGCATTTCACTGCCCCATACTGCCTTACACTGCCTTTATGCCTTTCCCCTCCCAGGTCCGCACCCTAGAAGACCTCCGCGGCCCCGTCGGCCGCCTGGAAGCTATCCTCAACACCGGCTCACCCGACGCCCCCTACGCCGCCGTCATCGGCCACCCCCACCCACCCTCCGGCGGCACCATGCACAACAAGGTCGTCTATCACGCCATGAAGGCCTTCACCCACTTTGCCCTGCCCGTCCTGCGCTTCAACTTCCGCGGCACCGGCCTCTCGGAGGGCGCACACGACGAAGGCCGGGGCGAGGTCGAAGACGTCCGCGCCGCCGTCGATTACCTCCACCGCCTCACCAGCAAGCCCATCCTCTTCGCCGGCTTCTCCTTCGGCTCAAACGTAGGCCTCCGAGCCTGCTGCGGCGACCCCCGCGTCCAAGGCCTCGTAGGCCTCGGCCTCCCCATCCGAGCCGCCGAACGCGACTACCGCTACGACTTCCTCCCACACTGCATCGCCCCCAAGCTCTTCATCAGCGGAGACCACGATCAGTTCTGCCCCCCGGACATCCTCGCCGAACTCATGAAGACCGCACCACTCCCCTGCCAGACCGTCATCATCCCCGGCGCCGAGCACTTCTTCCAGGGCATCCCCACAGACCCCAAACCCAAACTGGACCAGATGCAGCAAGCCCTCCGCACATGGCTGGAGGGCACCTTCCAACTTCAATCGCACTCATAGTTTTTTGGTTTGTCATCCCGCAGCGAAGCGGAAGAATCTGCATCTCGCTCAACCACCGCGCTCGCTAGTCCATAGGCCCTGGGCTCTAGGCCCTGTACTTTAGCCCCTCAACCACTCCCGCATAGCCGCATTACAAACCTCCGGCCGCTCCGCAAATGGCAGATGCCCCACGTTCGGAATCACCATCAGCCGGGCACCAAGCGCCTCTGCCAGCCGCTCCCCGGACCTCACCCCCACAGCAAAATCCTGGTCGCCCCAGATCAGCAGCGTTGGCACCTTTGCCACCTCCGCCAGCCTGCTCCGAAGCACCCCCATATCGCTCCACCACTGCCGCAGAATCCCCAGCATATGTTCAACGGACTCGCGATTCAGCCCATCCGTATAGCTCGCCAGCGCCTCCGGCGTCACTCGCCGCTTATCCACATACATCCGCCGATGAGCCACGTCATGCGCCAGCCGCGGCAGCCTTGGAATAATCCGCGCAAACGTCTGCCCCACCCGTGTGTTGTAGAACTTGACCAGCCCCCGGCAAAGCTCGCAGAACGGATTCGCCGGCGCAAACAGCACCAGCTTCCTCACCCGCTCGGAGTGCCGAGCAGCCAGCATCATCACCACCGCCCCACCATGCGAGTGCCCAGCCACATCCGCATCCACAATCCCCAGCGCGTCCATAAACGCCGCAACTCGATCCGCCGTCGCAGCCATCCCAGCATCCAGACCGCGAACCCGCTCCGACTCACCCATATTCGCCAGGTCCAGCGCATACACCGTCGCATCCCGCGACAAAAACTCAATATTCTGATCCCAGTTCCGTGCCGAGCCCACCAGCCCATGCACCATGATCAGCGCAGGTCCACTCCCACACTGCTGGTAATGCACACGCACCCCACCCACAACAACCGACTTGTCCTGCGTCTGCATTCCCCAATGTTACAGGACTGTGAACGTCTTGAAATGATCAAAACGCATCGGCGCTCCCACGTTTGGTCTACCAACTCCCCGAATAGGGCATGGCTTTTGCACGGCTTTCCGTGCATTCCGATGCACTCAATATGGAACAACCATCTATGATTATCTGTATACAAACCTGATTCGGCCTGCAATGCAGCCTTCGTTCCTATAGAAACACCGCACCAGGTTTGGACCCGAACGTGCATACGCCCACTCCAGCAACGCAATGAAGAACGCCGCTCAAACACGGATTCTCGCCATCATCCTGGCCGTCGTGACCTTGGGAGCGTGCGTCCTTGCCGGCGTCAACTTCTCTGCGGAATCCAACTACAACGTCCCCACCGACGGCATCTGGTGGCTCGAAACCAACGGCGGCCTCTGCGCCCAGCAGGTCCCCGTAGACTCCCCCGGCCAGCGAGCCGGCGTCCGCGCCGGAGATGTCCTCATCACGGTGGACGAGCGCCCCACCCTCGCCCTCGCCCCCTTCATCCACCAGCTCTTCCGCGACGGCACCTACGGCCGCGCCACCTACCTCATCGCCCGCCCAGCCAAACGCTGTCAGCTCCAGCCTTCCTCCACCAAGTTCGACATCCAGGTCATCCTCGAACCCACAGACCGCTCCATCAACTATGGTCTCCGCATCATCGGCGTCGTCTACCTCCTCATCGGCCTTTACGTCCTCTTCCGCCGCTGGACCGCCCCCAAATCCACCCACTTCTACGTCTTCTGCCTCGTCAGCTTCGTCCTC is a window of Granulicella tundricola MP5ACTX9 DNA encoding:
- a CDS encoding M20/M25/M40 family metallo-hydrolase; this encodes MAIDAVELTRQLVGIESTTYHEYPAGVFLHELLEGMGWAVERQEVPKPAVGTPGAECGGERFNVYAGMTGEIADVVLSTHMDTVPPYVPLREDEEYLYGRGTCDAKGIIAAQVAAAERLRELGVKVGMLFVVGEERDSAGAAVANGLAKGSRFLINGEPTDSRLALASKGALRVELYAKGKMAHSAYPELGESAIDKLIEALHDIQALPLPYVEGIGESTANVGLISGGRAPNVIADAAEAHMLIRLVGPAEETKAAIVKAVDGRCVVDFSLELPFVRMRKVGNLPTMVAKFTTDIPSLTNWGEPFLLGPGSIHVAHTPDEKISKKELVDAVGLYVELALELVRS
- a CDS encoding alpha/beta hydrolase yields the protein MPFPSQVRTLEDLRGPVGRLEAILNTGSPDAPYAAVIGHPHPPSGGTMHNKVVYHAMKAFTHFALPVLRFNFRGTGLSEGAHDEGRGEVEDVRAAVDYLHRLTSKPILFAGFSFGSNVGLRACCGDPRVQGLVGLGLPIRAAERDYRYDFLPHCIAPKLFISGDHDQFCPPDILAELMKTAPLPCQTVIIPGAEHFFQGIPTDPKPKLDQMQQALRTWLEGTFQLQSHS
- a CDS encoding alpha/beta fold hydrolase — its product is MQTQDKSVVVGGVRVHYQQCGSGPALIMVHGLVGSARNWDQNIEFLSRDATVYALDLANMGESERVRGLDAGMAATADRVAAFMDALGIVDADVAGHSHGGAVVMMLAARHSERVRKLVLFAPANPFCELCRGLVKFYNTRVGQTFARIIPRLPRLAHDVAHRRMYVDKRRVTPEALASYTDGLNRESVEHMLGILRQWWSDMGVLRSRLAEVAKVPTLLIWGDQDFAVGVRSGERLAEALGARLMVIPNVGHLPFAERPEVCNAAMREWLRG